In Primulina eburnea isolate SZY01 chromosome 3, ASM2296580v1, whole genome shotgun sequence, one DNA window encodes the following:
- the LOC140827621 gene encoding xylulose kinase 2-like produces the protein MEDFHLPKDSYFLGFDSSTQSLKATVLDANLNIVASDIINFDSELSHYKTKDGVYRDPSVNGRIVSPSLMWVEALDLILQRLEKSKLNFGKMAAISGSGQQHGSVYWKNGSSSILSSLDSKKALVDQFRDAFSVKESPIWMDSSTTEQCKEIEKSVGGGLELSKLTGSRAYERFTGPQIRRIFETQPEAYKNTERISLVSSFMASLFIGKYACIDQTDGAGMNLMDIKKRAWSKMLLEATAPGLEEKLGKLAPAHAVAGLIAPYFVERYKFDKNCLIIQWSGDNPNSLAGLTLSSPGDLAISLGTSDTVFGITNEHKPCLEGHVFPNPVDEKGYMVMLCYKNGSLTREDIRNQCADKSWDVFNRCLQESPSLNGGKIGFYYKEHEILPPLPVGFHRYVLENFSGDSLDGVKEHEVDAFDPTSEVRALVEGQLLSMRAHAERFGLPSPPNSIIATGGASSNKCILALISSIFGCNVHTIQSSDSASMGAALRAAHGWLCNKRGCFVPISSMYTDKLEQTSLNCKLAATSGDPELVTRYGLLMKKRVEIENNLVKKLGRL, from the exons ATGGAGGACTTCCATCTCCCAAAAGATTCTTACTTTCTTGGATTTGATAGCTCTACGCA GTCATTGAAGGCAACCGTGTTGGATGCAAATCTCAATATTGTAGCTTCTGATATAATTAATTTCGATTCTGAATTAAGCCATTACAAAACCAAAGATGGTGTTTATAGGGATCCTTCTGTCAATGGGAGGATTGTTTCACCCAGTTTAATGTGGGTGGAGGCATTGGATTTAATACTCCAGAGACTCGAAAAATCCAAGTTAAATTTTGGAAAGATGGCTGCCATTTCGGGTAGTGGACAGCAACACGGTAGCGTGTATTGGAAAAATGGGAGTTCTTCAATCCTTTCATCATTGGACTCGAAAAAGGCATTGGTGGATCAATTCCGTGATGCGTTTTCGGTTAAAGAATCGCCTATATGGATGGATAGTAGCACTACCGAACAATGTAAGGAAATTGAGAAATCTGTTGGTGGTGGACTGGAGTTGTCAAAGCTCACTGGTTCTCGAGCTTATGAAAGATTTACAGGTCCGCAAATTCGGAGAATATTTGAGACACAGCCAGAAGCTTACAAGAATACTGAGAGAATCTCTCTAGTCAGCTCGTTTATGGCATCTCTTTTCATAGGGAAATATGCTTGTATCGATCAAACGGATGGGGCGGGGATGAATTTGATGGACATTAAAAAAAGGGCTTGGTCAAAGATGCTTTTGGAG GCCACTGCTCCAGGCTTGGAGGAAAAACTTGGGAAATTAGCTCCTGCACACGCGGTAGCTGGTCTAATTGCCCCTTATTTCGTGGAGAG GTATAAATTTGACAAGAACTGTTTGATCATTCAGTGGTCTGGTGATAATCCCAACAGCCTAGCTG GTTTAACCCTTAGCAGTCCTGGGGATCTAGCTATCAGTCTCGGAACCAGTGACACT GTATTTGGGATCACCAACGAGCACAAACCATGCTTAGAAGGGCATGTCTTTCCTAATCCAGTGGATGAAAAAGGTTACATGGTAATGCTGTGCTACAAGAACGGATCTCTGACCCGTGAAG ATATACGTAACCAATGTGCAGATAAATCTTGGGATGTGTTTAATAGATGTTTACAGGAATCACCGTCTCTAAATG GTGGAAAGATAGGCTTTTATTACAAGGAACATGAAATTCTTCCTCCCCTCCCAG TTGGGTTCCATCGTTACGTTCTCGAAAATTTCAGTGGTGACTCGTTAGATGGAGTAAAAGAACATGAAGTTGATGCATTTGACCCTACTTCTGAG GTCCGAGCATTAGTGGAGGGCCAGTTGCTCTCAATGCGAGCTCATGCCGAAAGATTCGGGCTCCCTTCACCTCCAAACAGTATAATTGCTACCGGCGGAGCATCATCAAACAAATGCATTCTTGCGTTAATATCTTCGATTTTTGGGTGCAATGTCCATACAATTCAAAGCTCAG ACTCGGCTTCTATGGGGGCAGCACTAAGAGCTGCTCATGGCTGGCTGTGCAACAAGAGGGGCTGTTTTGTTCCTATATCTAGCATGTATACCGACAAATTGGAACAGACGTCTCTAAACTGCAAGCTCGCGGCTACTTCTGGAGATCCAGAGCTTGTTACTAGGTATGGATTGTTGATGAAGAAGAGAGTGGAGATTGAGAACAATCTTGTCAAGAAACTGGGACGATTGTGA
- the LOC140827620 gene encoding VQ motif-containing protein 9-like: MDKGFGSSTSNSEMYLKQVSKNSYKISKPVRKPLPAVAASAVAAPILEPNTQQPPVYNINKNDFRDVVQKLTGSPSHERFPTPPPVSQPRPSSSRLQRIRPPPLAQIGNRPPQLTQVVPRPPNDTDQRAVGQLLPPLPPLPSVHPAAESPISAYMRFIQSSSIPSAPSPLWNGVAAAGPRPDSLIPLNEVGQRGAHPQPLSQLQPIESPISTYMRFLQSSANTTPAALPRWNGVGPPLPHPPPPHTQQQTPPVQSSSSWPSPFPVLPLSPLPFGCVPSPRSPYAMLSPSLLFSPTGQLGPPPLPLSPTVPLPSPRWKGM; the protein is encoded by the coding sequence ATGGATAAAGGATTTGGTTCTTCGACTAGCAACAGCGAAATGTACTTGAAACAAGTCAGCAAGAATTCGTACAAGATTTCGAAGCCTGTGCGGAAGCCTCTACCTGCGGTAGCTGCTTCTGCTGTGGCGGCGCCGATTCTTGAGCCCAATACGCAGCAGCCACCGGTGTATAACATCAACAAGAACGACTTTCGAGACGTCGTTCAGAAGCTCACGGGCTCGCCGTCCCATGAACGTTTTCCTACGCCGCCGCCAGTCTCGCAGCCGAGGCCGTCCAGCTCACGACTACAGAGGATCCGTCCCCCACCTTTGGCTCAAATTGGCAACCGTCCACCGCAGCTGACTCAGGTGGTTCCTCGTCCTCCTAACGATACTGATCAACGGGCAGTGGGGCAGCTTTTACCGCCGCTGCCGCCTTTGCCATCTGTGCATCCGGCGGCGGAGTCACCTATATCTGCCTACATGCGTTTTATCCAGAGCTCTTCTATCCCATCTGCACCGTCGCCTTTGTGGAACGGTGTGGCCGCGGCTGGACCTCGTCCCGATTCTCTCATACCTCTTAACGAAGTTGGTCAGCGGGGTGCCCACCCTCAACCCTTGTCGCAGCTACAGCCGATAGAATCCCCGATTTCTACTTACATGCGTTTTCTCCAGAGCTCGGCAAACACCACGCCTGCTGCTTTGCCACGGTGGAACGGTGTCGGTCCGCCATTGCCTCATCCTCCACCTCCCCACACACAGCAACAGACGCCGCCTGTGCAATCATCTTCTTCTTGGCCATCACCTTTTCCAGTTCTGCCTCTTTCACCGCTGCCATTTGGATGCGTGCCATCGCCTAGGTCTCCATACGCTATGCTCTCTCCTAGTTTGCTGTTTTCACCGACCGGTCAATTGGGGCCGCCGCCGCTACCCTTATCGCCTACGGTGCCTCTTCCTAGCCCAAGGTGGAAGGGTATGTAA